One part of the Dyadobacter sp. 676 genome encodes these proteins:
- a CDS encoding right-handed parallel beta-helix repeat-containing protein yields MAIHSVQDFQMVSVNRTKTVSNLRNTFVVKVAVSNSGTVNSYSQLDDFVINGNVTSYDPATEAQPDGNGILYVDVDANAGGDGSSWDHALNKLHYATRAATMKPAIKQVWVADGTYEPEAAGTPFQLTDGVAYYGGFEGYESDQRERVPGYSPTLLKGIGGNVLSASDVGATTRFDGFTVVGGTGLTVSGEQRGGAFYLNNSTPVIVNCIFNENQTDASAATGKGGAIYLLNSGPTILQCLFTGNSAKGTSSGLGGAIYIDNASPAIRNCTFAANAVGGGSAPGNGGAIYVAGGSSPVIENCIVWNNADPASPGAVSAINGPGTPVVSYSLIQGGFTGGTNILDADPQFVEPEAGNFRQRKGSPATDAGNPATDLSLLPQNTDNTPLTLDGARRLTSVSIDLGPFEVTPSSIWYVNAANTAPAPTGASWENAFSDINDALTLASEGDQVWVARGLYEISGSYTMVHGVKYYGSFAGTETSPDQRPFPIGHGDPATSSVLIGSSSPIIDNNANGLTREDVFDGFQCRRCVRKRGRGHAQYPGFSHHRQLCIPLQ; encoded by the coding sequence ATGGCAATTCATTCGGTTCAGGACTTCCAGATGGTGTCCGTCAACCGAACGAAAACCGTATCCAACCTGCGCAATACGTTCGTCGTCAAAGTGGCCGTTTCCAATTCGGGAACAGTCAACAGCTATTCGCAGCTCGACGATTTCGTGATCAACGGAAACGTCACCAGCTACGACCCCGCCACGGAGGCGCAGCCCGACGGGAATGGTATCCTGTACGTCGACGTCGATGCGAATGCGGGCGGCGACGGGAGCAGCTGGGACCATGCGCTCAACAAACTGCATTATGCAACACGCGCCGCCACAATGAAACCCGCCATTAAGCAGGTATGGGTTGCCGACGGCACCTACGAGCCGGAAGCCGCCGGGACGCCATTTCAGTTGACCGACGGCGTAGCCTATTATGGCGGTTTCGAGGGTTATGAAAGCGATCAGCGCGAACGGGTGCCGGGTTATAGCCCGACCTTGCTCAAAGGAATAGGCGGTAATGTGCTGTCGGCTTCGGACGTCGGGGCCACCACCCGGTTTGACGGCTTTACGGTCGTCGGCGGAACGGGCCTTACCGTTAGCGGCGAACAACGGGGCGGGGCTTTTTACCTGAACAATTCTACCCCGGTGATCGTCAATTGCATTTTCAATGAAAACCAGACCGACGCCTCCGCGGCTACCGGCAAAGGTGGCGCCATTTACCTGCTGAATTCGGGCCCGACCATTTTACAATGCCTTTTCACAGGCAATTCGGCCAAAGGCACATCCTCGGGCCTGGGCGGGGCCATTTACATCGACAACGCTTCTCCCGCCATCCGGAATTGCACATTTGCCGCGAACGCGGTCGGGGGTGGTTCCGCGCCGGGTAACGGGGGCGCAATTTACGTAGCCGGCGGATCTTCGCCTGTCATCGAGAACTGCATTGTCTGGAACAACGCCGACCCGGCATCGCCCGGCGCTGTCAGCGCCATCAACGGGCCCGGGACGCCGGTTGTATCCTATTCGCTCATTCAGGGAGGTTTTACCGGCGGGACCAACATCCTCGACGCCGACCCGCAATTCGTGGAACCGGAGGCGGGCAATTTCCGCCAGCGCAAAGGCAGCCCCGCCACCGACGCCGGCAATCCGGCCACCGACCTCTCCCTCCTCCCTCAAAACACCGACAACACGCCCCTGACGCTAGACGGTGCCCGCCGGCTCACAAGCGTGAGCATCGACCTCGGGCCATTTGAGGTAACGCCGAGCTCGATCTGGTATGTCAATGCCGCAAACACCGCGCCCGCACCCACCGGCGCGAGTTGGGAGAATGCGTTTTCCGATATCAACGACGCATTGACGCTGGCGTCGGAAGGTGACCAGGTATGGGTGGCACGCGGGCTGTACGAAATCAGTGGTTCTTACACAATGGTTCATGGCGTGAAGTACTACGGCAGTTTTGCGGGAACCGAAACGTCGCCCGACCAACGCCCGTTCCCTATCGGGCATGGCGATCCCGCTACCTCTTCTGTTCTGATAGGCTCGTCATCTCCGATCATCGACAATAATGCCAATGGGCTGACGCGCGAGGACGTGTTCGACGGCTTCCAGTGTCGGAGGTGCGTACGGAAGCGAGGGCGGGGCCATGCGCAATATCCAGGTTTCTCCCACCATCGCCAATTGTGCATTCCTCTTCAATGA
- a CDS encoding two-component regulator propeller domain-containing protein, which produces MKKFYMNRPVILFILHWLVAGTWLCSAAHAQSAGFPVPETIAAKQGLPQGFVPAIVQDARGFMWLATRDGLCRYDGRHFRVFQPSDKPGISLSSLGLENLQLAADGKIWITTDQGQIDLFDPLGETFFNFSKQAFYRKHFGNRFLRDMFADSQRRLWLMSDDPGLACIRPGEAVIRHYGSAGGNSSGIRRTHVRFVSEDRAGNIWAGTNQGIFVLRRNAADFVKYQSASPAFAAIDTRVRALEQLKNGKLLLLFDTGMALLDPASGNCIQHPLIFDTKAQYRHPIVTDSKGNAYFFRMNGFYRYGTNDSLTVFPVAADVQEFKSLYIDRSDVLWAGTNGQGIRKYNLRAGYFNTKPYVNGFIADLLRHFLNVPQKEIDKLPADLFSYNFRYAFESPQKMWFSAGRTPVFELDLTSRAIKNIPFPVEIRDIRRSDMSISLARDPDGRMWAMHDSLLFSYKNGTWARFPHPLRPAVESGIHQIVADRRFIWVATTLRGLYRIDKFSGQIRRFGKGEPAGSLSADNLYCLFADPLDENLLWVGTFGGGLCRFDKRTGHCRQLSKRNGLPNDVVYAAIPDGNGYVWVATNQGLSQVDRKTLHARTYTREDGLMADEFNRFHALALPDGRIFLGGMEGITSFDSRLPNEDRYQPPVHITGISINNTPVEPRLSAGEPPVAAMQNLNLAHWQNFLTIEFAAMQYNRSDKIRYRYQLEGVDGHWIETETPVTKYTDLRPGNYLLWLNASNTLGVWSTNIRQLHIRIRPPWWQTWWAYVVYSLLSAGVVYGLLRMYVHRVRMQQSILFKQKEVDLKVQEAQQLRELDEMKTRFFSNITHEFRTPLTLILGPADQMLEERREEMDTRRLSLIRRNARQLLGLINQLLDLSKLEAGTARVDAAWGGPRRFCSNARPVIPACGGSAGTEARVSKLSWKKPLLVRPRTTGTDSR; this is translated from the coding sequence TTGAAGAAATTCTACATGAACCGCCCGGTAATCCTGTTCATCCTGCATTGGCTGGTTGCCGGTACGTGGCTGTGTAGCGCCGCGCACGCACAGTCGGCAGGATTTCCGGTGCCCGAAACGATCGCTGCCAAACAGGGGCTTCCCCAGGGTTTTGTGCCGGCCATTGTCCAGGATGCAAGGGGTTTTATGTGGCTTGCTACCCGCGACGGACTGTGTCGCTACGACGGCCGGCATTTCAGGGTATTCCAACCGTCGGACAAGCCTGGAATATCGCTTTCCTCCCTGGGCCTTGAAAATCTGCAACTGGCTGCGGACGGGAAAATCTGGATTACCACCGACCAGGGGCAAATTGATCTTTTCGACCCGCTCGGTGAAACATTCTTCAACTTTTCGAAGCAGGCGTTCTACCGGAAGCATTTTGGCAACCGTTTCCTGCGCGACATGTTCGCGGACAGCCAGCGGCGACTCTGGCTGATGTCCGATGACCCTGGACTGGCTTGTATCCGGCCCGGCGAGGCGGTAATCCGGCACTATGGCTCCGCGGGGGGCAATTCAAGCGGCATACGCCGGACCCATGTCCGGTTTGTGAGCGAAGACCGGGCCGGGAACATCTGGGCCGGGACCAACCAGGGCATTTTTGTGCTGCGGCGAAACGCCGCGGATTTCGTCAAATACCAGTCGGCCTCACCGGCCTTTGCGGCGATCGACACCAGGGTGCGCGCATTGGAACAGCTGAAAAACGGCAAGTTGCTGCTGCTTTTCGACACCGGTATGGCATTGCTCGACCCGGCGTCGGGCAACTGCATTCAGCACCCGCTGATTTTCGACACCAAAGCCCAATACCGGCACCCCATCGTGACCGACAGCAAGGGCAACGCATACTTTTTCAGAATGAACGGCTTTTACCGGTATGGTACAAATGACAGCCTCACCGTATTCCCCGTCGCGGCGGATGTGCAGGAGTTCAAAAGCCTTTATATAGACCGTTCCGATGTGCTCTGGGCCGGTACCAATGGACAGGGAATCCGGAAATATAACCTTCGGGCAGGCTATTTTAATACAAAGCCTTATGTGAACGGCTTCATTGCCGATTTGCTGAGGCATTTCCTGAATGTGCCGCAAAAAGAAATCGACAAGCTGCCTGCCGATCTGTTTTCCTATAATTTCCGCTATGCATTCGAAAGCCCGCAGAAAATGTGGTTCAGTGCCGGACGGACGCCGGTTTTTGAACTGGACCTTACCTCACGCGCGATAAAGAACATCCCCTTTCCGGTTGAAATCAGGGATATCCGGCGCTCGGATATGTCCATCAGCCTAGCCCGGGACCCCGACGGGCGCATGTGGGCGATGCACGACAGCCTGTTATTCTCTTACAAAAACGGCACCTGGGCACGTTTCCCGCATCCCCTACGCCCTGCCGTAGAATCGGGTATTCATCAGATCGTGGCCGACCGGCGGTTTATCTGGGTTGCCACCACGCTGCGCGGGTTGTACCGGATAGACAAGTTTTCGGGACAAATCCGGCGGTTCGGGAAGGGTGAGCCCGCCGGTTCGCTGAGCGCGGACAACCTGTACTGCCTTTTCGCCGATCCGCTGGACGAAAACCTGCTGTGGGTAGGTACATTTGGCGGAGGACTTTGCCGTTTCGACAAACGCACGGGGCATTGCCGTCAGCTTTCGAAGCGGAACGGCCTTCCCAACGATGTCGTTTACGCCGCCATCCCCGACGGGAACGGCTATGTATGGGTAGCTACCAACCAGGGATTGAGCCAAGTAGACCGAAAAACATTGCACGCGCGCACCTACACGCGCGAGGACGGCCTTATGGCCGACGAGTTCAACCGTTTCCACGCGCTGGCGCTGCCTGACGGCCGCATTTTCCTGGGCGGAATGGAGGGCATCACCTCGTTCGACTCGCGGCTGCCGAACGAGGACCGCTATCAGCCGCCGGTGCATATTACCGGTATATCCATCAACAATACCCCCGTGGAGCCCAGGCTTTCCGCAGGCGAGCCGCCGGTGGCCGCCATGCAAAACCTGAACCTCGCCCATTGGCAGAACTTTCTCACGATTGAATTCGCTGCCATGCAATACAACCGCAGCGACAAGATCCGCTACCGTTACCAGCTTGAAGGTGTGGACGGACACTGGATTGAAACGGAAACACCCGTCACCAAATACACCGACCTGAGGCCGGGAAACTATCTGCTGTGGCTGAATGCGTCGAATACCCTCGGTGTGTGGAGCACCAATATCCGGCAGCTGCATATTCGGATACGTCCGCCCTGGTGGCAAACCTGGTGGGCTTACGTGGTGTATTCGCTCCTCTCGGCAGGCGTGGTGTATGGTTTGCTCCGAATGTATGTGCATCGCGTCAGAATGCAGCAATCTATTCTTTTTAAACAAAAGGAAGTCGATTTGAAAGTGCAGGAGGCACAACAGTTGCGGGAGCTGGACGAAATGAAAACCCGTTTTTTTTCCAACATCACCCACGAGTTCAGGACGCCTCTTACGCTGATCCTGGGCCCGGCCGACCAAATGCTGGAAGAGCGGAGGGAGGAGATGGATACCAGGCGCCTCTCGCTGATCCGGCGCAATGCCCGGCAATTGCTGGGACTGATTAATCAGCTGCTCGATCTGTCGAAATTGGAAGCCGGTACCGCCCGGGTGGACGCGGCTTGGGGGGGACCCCGCCGATTTTGTAGCAACGCTCGCCCAGTCATTCCAGCTTGCGGCGGAAGCGCGGGAACTGAGGCTCGTGTTTCAAAATTATCTTGGAAAAAACCCTTACTGGTTCGACCACGAACAACTGGAACGGATAGTCGGTAA
- a CDS encoding ATP-binding protein has product MFQNYLGKNPYWFDHEQLERIVGNLLSNAVKYANTGGRILVALKPGEQEGVSITISNTGERIPEMQLDRIFDRFYQAGKPAGYQEGTGIGLAIVKELVELQGGSVSVASGVDGYDTVFTVLLPYRRGEVQGKDPSAGETNAVAGNGYSEPVSEHLPKILLVEDNEGLAGFISDSLEASYRFYKAANGEEGLRLAAELMPDMIISDVMMPVMDGYTFCKKIKSGLETSHIPVVLLTAKSALESRVEGLELGADDYITKPFHMPELRLRIRNLLDRQAHMYERLRAEFGTTAALPPEPGEITDPFMTRLYDVLDARLESPDFGVTELTREMGMSNSGLNRKLKTLTGLSAVEVIRNYRLKKASALLAGGVQVSEAAYAVGFDNLSYFAKCFRDLYNMTPREFAASGIH; this is encoded by the coding sequence GTGTTTCAAAATTATCTTGGAAAAAACCCTTACTGGTTCGACCACGAACAACTGGAACGGATAGTCGGTAACCTACTTTCCAATGCCGTGAAGTACGCAAACACAGGGGGGCGGATACTGGTTGCTCTAAAACCCGGAGAGCAGGAGGGCGTATCGATTACGATCTCCAATACCGGCGAACGGATTCCCGAAATGCAGCTTGATCGCATTTTCGACCGTTTCTACCAGGCTGGAAAGCCGGCCGGCTATCAGGAAGGTACGGGTATCGGCCTGGCGATTGTGAAAGAGCTGGTGGAATTGCAGGGCGGAAGCGTTTCGGTTGCAAGCGGTGTGGACGGCTACGACACCGTCTTTACCGTGCTGCTGCCTTACCGCCGGGGAGAGGTTCAGGGTAAAGATCCATCTGCCGGCGAAACGAATGCCGTCGCCGGAAACGGGTATTCCGAACCGGTTTCGGAACATTTGCCTAAGATTTTGCTCGTAGAAGATAACGAAGGATTGGCCGGTTTTATCTCGGACAGCCTCGAAGCGAGTTACCGGTTTTACAAGGCGGCCAACGGGGAGGAAGGACTCCGCCTCGCCGCCGAACTTATGCCCGACATGATCATCAGCGATGTGATGATGCCGGTCATGGACGGTTATACTTTTTGCAAAAAGATTAAATCCGGCCTGGAAACGAGCCACATCCCGGTGGTGTTACTTACGGCGAAGTCGGCGCTGGAAAGCCGGGTGGAGGGCCTGGAACTCGGCGCCGACGACTACATTACCAAACCTTTTCACATGCCCGAGCTGCGCCTGCGCATCCGTAATCTGCTCGACAGGCAGGCGCACATGTACGAGCGTCTGCGGGCGGAGTTCGGGACAACGGCCGCATTACCACCGGAACCGGGCGAAATAACAGACCCCTTTATGACCAGGCTGTACGACGTTCTCGACGCCCGGCTCGAAAGCCCCGATTTCGGCGTGACAGAGCTAACCCGCGAAATGGGCATGAGCAACAGCGGTTTGAACCGGAAACTCAAAACGCTGACCGGCCTTTCGGCCGTGGAGGTGATCCGAAACTACCGGCTGAAAAAGGCTTCGGCGCTGCTTGCCGGTGGTGTTCAGGTCTCGGAGGCGGCCTATGCCGTGGGATTTGATAACCTGTCCTATTTCGCCAAATGCTTCCGTGACTTGTATAATATGACGCCCCGCGAATTTGCGGCGAGCGGCATTCATTAA
- a CDS encoding AraC family transcriptional regulator, which translates to MKPKTLHQPFEVHVADMDCWNERPLIYHFFEIVRIMDGTGTRETNRNRFPYRPGSIFLFTPLDCRGFHAETPTRFCSIRFSEVFLSEFKSEQDKERITNWLKQLETIFAHHNRFEELLIRNENDCRMIASLIQHLITEYEQRQAHHKENLRHLVTLMLNVIARNVEVGGPAESNGTREGLINRVLLHIQRNLANPEKLRVEYLARHFHISPSYVGEYFRKYTGESLQSYIATSRIRLVAQRLTQSNLTVGEIAAELGYTDESHLSRQFRKHHGTSPMAFRKGLAQVA; encoded by the coding sequence ATGAAACCAAAGACATTGCATCAGCCCTTCGAAGTGCACGTAGCTGATATGGACTGCTGGAACGAGCGGCCGTTAATCTACCACTTTTTCGAGATCGTCCGGATCATGGATGGAACCGGCACACGGGAAACCAACCGGAACCGCTTTCCCTACCGTCCGGGAAGCATATTCCTTTTCACGCCGCTGGATTGCCGCGGGTTTCATGCCGAGACGCCCACGCGGTTCTGTTCGATCAGGTTTTCCGAGGTGTTTTTGTCCGAATTTAAAAGCGAACAGGACAAGGAGCGAATCACCAACTGGTTGAAACAGCTGGAAACGATATTTGCACATCATAACCGTTTCGAAGAGCTGTTGATCCGCAACGAAAACGACTGCCGGATGATTGCGTCGCTGATCCAGCACCTGATCACCGAATACGAGCAGCGGCAAGCCCATCATAAAGAGAACCTGCGGCACCTGGTAACCCTGATGCTCAACGTGATCGCACGTAATGTGGAGGTCGGCGGCCCGGCGGAAAGCAACGGGACCCGGGAAGGGCTGATCAACCGGGTATTGCTGCACATTCAGCGAAACCTCGCCAATCCGGAAAAGCTCCGCGTCGAATACCTGGCCCGGCACTTTCATATATCTCCCAGTTATGTGGGCGAGTATTTCCGGAAATATACCGGGGAAAGCCTGCAAAGCTACATTGCCACGTCGCGGATCAGACTGGTGGCCCAAAGGCTTACGCAAAGCAACCTCACCGTCGGTGAAATAGCCGCTGAACTCGGCTACACAGACGAGAGCCATCTCAGCCGCCAGTTCCGCAAGCATCACGGCACCAGCCCTATGGCATTCCGAAAAGGTCTTGCGCAAGTGGCTTAA
- a CDS encoding alkene reductase encodes MNTEKKLLRPLLTNNLRLANRVVMAPMNRRRAFNGVPGESAGIYYGQRAGAGLIITDNTAVAPNGIGYAGTPGIYNQAQADGWKNVAGAVHARGGRIFMQLVHAGRIGHYANNEAQMPLIAPSAVRAEGFVRTKGDIHLPMSEPVEATVADIRRLIDEHIQAAVRAMDAGFDGVEIHGAHGFLPEQFLHPHTNRRTDIYGGNIANRSRFLLEIMEGVAAAIGKERTGIRLSPFVKLNDLPDYAEEVETHRYLVDTLRELGGFVYSFIRSGPGWKGQDTRGLYPRPSPAFRRVGHPGGRLYRRNGRNGFANRPGRSHSVR; translated from the coding sequence ATGAATACAGAGAAAAAATTGCTGAGGCCATTGCTGACGAACAATCTGAGATTGGCCAACCGTGTCGTAATGGCCCCTATGAACCGCCGGAGGGCATTTAACGGCGTGCCGGGCGAGTCGGCGGGCATTTACTACGGCCAGAGGGCCGGTGCCGGACTGATCATCACGGACAATACAGCCGTGGCGCCGAACGGTATCGGGTACGCCGGCACCCCGGGAATTTACAACCAGGCACAGGCCGACGGCTGGAAAAACGTTGCCGGGGCGGTGCACGCCCGCGGCGGCCGGATCTTTATGCAGCTGGTGCACGCGGGGCGTATCGGGCATTACGCCAATAACGAGGCGCAAATGCCGCTGATCGCCCCTTCGGCGGTGAGGGCGGAGGGGTTCGTCAGGACGAAAGGGGATATCCATTTACCTATGAGCGAGCCGGTTGAGGCCACGGTTGCGGATATCCGCAGACTGATTGATGAACACATTCAGGCGGCTGTCCGTGCGATGGACGCTGGTTTCGACGGGGTCGAAATCCATGGGGCGCATGGCTTTTTGCCCGAGCAATTCCTGCATCCGCACACCAACCGCCGTACCGATATTTATGGCGGAAACATCGCCAACCGCAGCCGTTTCCTGCTCGAAATTATGGAGGGCGTGGCGGCGGCGATCGGGAAGGAGCGTACGGGCATACGACTTTCGCCGTTTGTGAAACTGAACGACCTGCCCGATTATGCGGAGGAGGTCGAAACCCACCGCTATCTGGTCGATACCCTTCGGGAACTGGGGGGTTTTGTATATTCATTTATCCGATCAGGGCCCGGTTGGAAAGGGCAGGATACCCGAGGCTTATATCCGCGACCTTCGCCGGCGTTTCGACGGGTTGGTCATCCTGGCGGGCGGCTATACCGCCGAAACGGCCGAAATGGCTTTGCAAACCGGCCTGGCCGATCTCATAGCGTTCGGTAA
- a CDS encoding DinB family protein, with protein MRVKDYQDTIDIWLRALEGYDIARLLAQPAPGAWSLGQVYMHILDEAEFYFNQIKICLASNDHAMEDCTSEARAMLHNNAFPDAILEGPPSNAHVRQPTSKQLLVDRLLHLKALVTETDRLIATSLFHGKAKHPGLYYLSAEEWFQFSEMHFRHHLRQKARIEAFLERTFGKCGPES; from the coding sequence ATGAGGGTCAAGGATTATCAGGACACCATCGACATCTGGCTTCGGGCATTGGAAGGATACGATATAGCCAGGTTGCTTGCCCAGCCCGCACCGGGCGCGTGGTCACTCGGCCAGGTGTATATGCACATTCTCGACGAGGCGGAGTTTTATTTTAACCAGATCAAAATTTGCCTGGCGTCGAACGACCATGCGATGGAGGATTGTACTTCCGAGGCCAGGGCGATGCTGCACAATAACGCGTTTCCCGACGCGATCCTCGAAGGCCCGCCGTCGAATGCGCACGTCCGCCAGCCGACCAGCAAACAATTGCTCGTGGACCGCCTTCTGCACCTGAAAGCGCTCGTTACCGAAACCGACCGCCTGATCGCGACGAGCCTTTTCCACGGGAAAGCGAAGCATCCCGGCCTGTATTACCTGAGCGCCGAGGAATGGTTTCAGTTTTCGGAAATGCATTTCAGGCATCATTTACGGCAAAAGGCGAGGATAGAGGCGTTTCTGGAACGTACCTTCGGCAAGTGCGGGCCGGAAAGCTGA
- a CDS encoding metal-dependent hydrolase produces the protein MKVTYYGHSCFSVVAGGKTILFDPFISGNELASGINPDDIRVDYIFVSHGHFDHSHDVVKIANNNDAMVVGSWELYTHFGAQGVKNVHPLNPGGKWVFDFGTAKGTAAVHSSSFRDGSYAGVAEGFAFKTEDGNFYYSGDTALTLDMTLVPKWAKLRFAALPIGDVLTMGIEDAVEAAKLLGVTRVLGLHYDTFGFIRIDKAEAIEAFRSAGLTLHLPEIGESVEI, from the coding sequence ATGAAAGTAACATATTATGGCCATTCGTGCTTTTCGGTAGTTGCGGGTGGCAAAACGATTTTGTTCGATCCGTTCATCTCGGGCAACGAGCTCGCCAGCGGTATCAATCCGGACGACATCAGGGTCGATTATATTTTCGTCTCGCACGGCCACTTCGACCACTCGCACGACGTCGTGAAGATCGCCAACAATAACGACGCGATGGTGGTAGGCAGCTGGGAGCTGTACACGCATTTTGGCGCACAGGGCGTGAAAAACGTGCACCCGCTCAACCCGGGAGGCAAATGGGTCTTTGATTTCGGCACTGCCAAAGGAACGGCCGCCGTGCATTCGAGCAGCTTCCGCGACGGCAGCTACGCCGGCGTGGCCGAGGGGTTCGCATTCAAAACCGAGGACGGTAACTTCTATTACAGCGGCGACACAGCACTGACGCTCGATATGACCCTCGTTCCCAAATGGGCGAAGCTTCGTTTCGCGGCCTTACCAATCGGCGATGTGCTTACGATGGGCATCGAGGACGCTGTCGAAGCGGCGAAATTGCTGGGCGTAACCCGAGTGCTGGGTTTGCATTACGATACTTTCGGGTTCATCCGCATCGACAAGGCGGAGGCAATCGAAGCATTCCGTAGCGCCGGTTTGACGCTCCATTTGCCCGAAATAGGGGAGTCGGTTGAAATTTAG
- a CDS encoding LytTR family DNA-binding domain-containing protein, with translation MKIVIIEDEIKTARSLAQLITALRPEAEVVATIQSVERAIAYLTEMPQPDLIFMDIQLSDGLCFEIFESVKVVPPVIFCTAYDHYAIEAFKANGIDYLLKPFKKEHIEGALDKLSQLKSYFSHEKPLAPELETLLKKLGGPEGKKSFLVFKQNKYITIKTETIAFFYIHNETTWLRTFDNQDYTISQPLEEVQSAVPPSQFYRLNRQYLVNFEAIKEVEHYFSRKLFIKLTIATPEKLLIGKEKVSHFLGWLENR, from the coding sequence ATGAAAATCGTAATCATTGAAGACGAAATCAAAACAGCCCGCTCGCTGGCTCAGCTGATCACGGCCCTGCGCCCGGAAGCGGAAGTCGTGGCGACGATCCAGAGCGTGGAACGGGCCATCGCCTACCTCACCGAAATGCCCCAGCCCGACCTGATATTCATGGATATCCAGCTTTCGGACGGTCTTTGTTTCGAGATTTTCGAATCGGTGAAAGTGGTGCCGCCCGTTATTTTCTGCACAGCTTATGACCATTACGCCATCGAGGCGTTCAAGGCGAACGGGATCGACTACCTGCTCAAACCGTTTAAAAAAGAACATATCGAAGGCGCGCTCGACAAACTGAGTCAACTGAAAAGTTATTTCTCCCACGAAAAACCGCTCGCGCCGGAGCTGGAAACGCTTTTGAAAAAACTGGGCGGGCCGGAGGGGAAAAAGAGTTTCCTGGTTTTCAAACAGAACAAATACATTACGATCAAAACGGAAACGATCGCTTTCTTTTACATTCACAACGAAACTACCTGGCTGCGTACTTTCGATAACCAGGATTATACAATATCGCAACCGCTGGAAGAAGTGCAAAGTGCGGTGCCGCCGTCGCAGTTCTATCGCCTGAACCGCCAGTATCTTGTAAACTTTGAAGCAATCAAGGAAGTGGAGCACTATTTTTCGAGAAAGCTTTTCATCAAACTCACCATCGCGACACCCGAAAAACTGCTGATAGGCAAGGAAAAAGTAAGCCATTTTCTCGGCTGGCTCGAAAACCGCTGA
- a CDS encoding histidine kinase, with translation MVQKTFRVSAVIVWLSSMSLGVLTTVPKIAEKHPNGFEAVTSALITTSFTLFVWYFNIYSLPKFTREHSPAGFSYPLLFRSIAIGIVLMFVMVGAQKLAIPSLDFGPVVLMFEVRGIMINLIFYMLLHLLYQTHRNQQVILELERSKADNLGAQYELLKQQVNPHFLFNSLSTLKSMVELEDPNSVDFILKLSDFYRFTLENRKLDLITLAEEIEILDAYMYLLKARFEAGIELEYSIPEDAYRTWIPPFTLQLLVENCIKHNVVSLDYPLHIRVYVQNDRLVVENPLQPKKNPEPSTEVGLENIRRRYFHLLEQNIDIQNDQEHFRVKLPLIYENRNH, from the coding sequence ATGGTACAAAAGACATTCAGGGTTTCGGCGGTGATCGTCTGGCTCAGCTCCATGTCGCTGGGCGTGCTCACCACCGTACCCAAGATCGCCGAGAAGCATCCGAATGGTTTCGAAGCGGTTACCAGCGCGCTGATTACCACCTCGTTCACACTATTTGTGTGGTATTTCAATATTTATTCGTTGCCCAAATTCACCAGGGAACATTCCCCGGCGGGTTTTTCGTATCCGCTGCTGTTCCGGAGCATTGCCATCGGGATCGTGCTCATGTTCGTAATGGTAGGCGCTCAGAAGCTGGCCATCCCTTCGCTGGATTTCGGGCCGGTGGTGCTGATGTTCGAAGTAAGGGGCATTATGATCAACCTGATCTTCTACATGCTGCTGCACCTCCTCTATCAGACCCACCGTAACCAGCAGGTGATCCTCGAACTGGAACGGAGCAAGGCCGACAACCTTGGCGCACAGTACGAGCTTCTGAAACAGCAGGTTAACCCGCATTTCCTGTTCAACAGCCTCAGCACGCTCAAATCCATGGTAGAGCTCGAAGACCCGAACAGCGTGGATTTCATCCTGAAACTGTCCGACTTCTACCGGTTCACACTTGAGAACAGAAAGCTTGACCTGATTACGCTCGCGGAAGAAATCGAAATCCTGGATGCTTATATGTACCTGCTGAAAGCGCGGTTCGAGGCGGGTATCGAGCTGGAATACAGCATTCCCGAAGACGCGTACCGGACCTGGATACCGCCGTTTACACTGCAATTGCTCGTCGAAAATTGTATCAAGCACAATGTCGTGTCGCTCGATTACCCTTTGCATATCAGGGTGTATGTGCAAAACGACCGGCTGGTCGTCGAGAACCCGCTGCAACCCAAAAAGAACCCCGAACCGTCCACGGAAGTTGGGCTCGAAAACATCCGGCGACGGTATTTCCACCTGCTGGAACAAAATATAGACATCCAAAACGACCAGGAGCATTTCCGGGTCAAGCTGCCCCTTATTTATGAAAATCGTAATCATTGA